The genomic region TCTCATCGAGCTTGACCAGGGTGCGGCTGACTTTTTGGTCGCCGACTTTGGGCACCAGCGTGCCCAGCGGGCTGTTGTCGCGGGCGTAGACGCGGGTAATCGCCCCGAGACTCAGTGTATCGAGCTGGCGAAAATCCGGCAACTCCCGCGCCCATTTGGTGCCGTAAGTGGCAGCGATCCCCACACCGATAAAAACGGCGGCGACGATCAGTGCGCCCACGAATTTCAAGAACTGCAAAAACAACCTCAAGACCATGTGTTTCTCTCCCCGATAGCTCGGTTCACTGCACTCTTCCTCGTTACGGTTGGCGTCCGCTCAGCAAATGGGTGATGCGGCCCCGCAAATTCTTGCCTGACAGCGGCTTAGACACGATGTCATCGGCCCCGACCAATTTGGCATGGTCGCGGGTGTGGTCGTCGTCCATGGCGGTCAGCAGCAGCACCGGCGTATTACGCAGGCGCTTGATGCGCTTGACCCGCGAGCAAATTTCAAAGCCGTCCATATACGGCATGTTGATATCGAGCAGCATCACATCGGGGGTGTGGGTCTGGAGGTATTCCAGCGCGGACTTGCCGTCGGCGACCGCCACGATCTCGTGCCCATCTGCCGACAAAATGACTTCCAGCATGGTACGGATGGCCGGTTCATCGTCCGCGACGAGGATGGTATGCGACATATTGGCTCATCATAATGCAGGGCTGGGGTGGAGAATGCGAGGTTGGGTGAGAGCGCGGGCGTTTAAGCTCCGGCGCTCGCCGCCACTGTGGCTTGCTCCATTTTGGCCTTCTCTTCTTCGGCCAGTACACGGCGCAGCACTTTGCCCGCCGCCGAGAGCGGCAACTCGCTCCTAAACTCCACGCTGCGGGGAGCTTTGAAGGCGCTGAGCTGCTGTTTACAAAAAGCGGTGATCTGCTCCGGCGTGACGCTGTGTTCCGGCTTGAGCACCACAAAGGCCTTGACATGCTCGCCCCGGTAAGTATCCGGCACGCCGATCACGGCGGCTTCCAGCACCGCCGGATGTTGGTAGAGCACTTCTTCGACTTCACGTGGATACACATTGTGGCCGCCCACCAAGATCAGCTCTTTTTTGCGGTCGACGATGCTGAAATAGCCGTCTTCGTCCATGCGGGCCATGTCGCCAGTCTTGAGCCAGCGCACCTGACCTTCTTCGGTCAGCTCCTCCACGATGGTTTCGGCGGTGGCCTCACTGCGCTGCCAGTACCCGGCCATGATGTTAGGGCCAGCCACCCACAGTTCACCGATCTCGCCAACCGGCACTTCCCGCCCCTGGTCGTCGCGCACGCTGGCGTCAATTCCCGGCAGGGGCAAGCCGATGCTGCCTTCCCGCTGCTCGCCGCCCACCGGGTTGGTGTGGGTAATCGGGCTGCTCTCGGTCAGGCCGTAGCCCTCCACCAAGTTGGCTCCGCCGGTAATTTCGCGGAACTTTCGGGCGGTTTCTGAAGGCAAGGCAGCGCTGCCCGAAATGCAGGCCCGCACGGTTTTGAGGTCATATTCGGGGGTCAGCGGCGAGTTGTTGATGGCGTTATAGAGAGTCGGCACGCCGGGAAACAGCGTCACGCCAGATTTTTCGATAGCGCTCAGCAGCGCTTTGATATCGCGCGGATTGGGAATCAGCACGATATTGGCCCCGATCAACAAGCTCAGGTTCATGGCCACCGTCATGCCGTAGACGTGAAAAAAGGGAATAGCCCCCAAAGTGACTTCTTGGCCGTCGCGCAAGTCCGGCATCCAAGCGGCGGCTTGCTGAGCGTTGGCCACCAAGTTGCGGTGGGTCAGCATGGCCCCTTTGGGCACGCCGGTGGTGCCGCCTGTGTACTGCAGCAGCGCCACATCATCCACGCCGATGGGTACTGAGCGGGGCGCGACAGGGTGGTCTTGGGCTTGTTCGAGCAGATGCCCGAAGGTGAGCACCTTGCCCTGCTCTTTGACGTCCACCCAAGTGCCCTTGCGCTTTTCCAGCAGTGGGTAAAGCAAGTTTTTGGGAAATGGCAGGGCGTCTTGAATGCCGGTCACGATGACGCGGCGCACGCTGAGAGCGGGATTGTTTTCGATCTCAGCAAAACGCGGATAGAAGCTGTCGAGCATCACCAGCACGCTGGCTCCTGAGTCAATCAGTTGATGCTCCAGTTCGTGGGCCACGTACAGCGGCGAGGTATTGACCACCACCGCGCCCGCCAGCGCCGCACCAAAAAAAGCCACCACGAACTGCGGCGTATTGGGCAGCATAATCGCCACCCGGTCACCCTTTTGGACACCGAGCGCCTGCAAACCGCTGGCGAAGTGCTGCACGTTGGCCCAGAGCTGGCGGTAAGCTTGGCGGTGGCCCAAAAATTCCAAAGCGGGTTCCTTGCCAAAGCGCTCCGAGGCGCGTTCAAGAAGCTGAGGCAGGGTTAAAGCCTCCCCTGCAAATTCATGGGGCACTCCATTTTGGTAATGCTTGAGCCACGGCTTATTCATTGACAGCCTCCTTAATCGAGTGGGAGCGGAAAGCGGGTGCCGAGAGGCTCATACCGAGAGACTGAGCATTGCAAACTTGAAAAAGGCGCTGCACCCGCTTGAATCAGTATACCTGGATACAAAATTATTTGAACTCAGTATAAAGTTTTAGCTCGAGGGCGTCTAGGGGTATTCAGCTCCGCCGCAAATACGCCGCACCCCTGCAACCAGAAGATGTAAAGGCCGTCCACATCCACCTCTCCATACCGTTAGCCAGACTGCTGCTATGGACAATCCAACCAATCCTGAGACCGCTGAGCAAAACACCGGGCGGGCCGACGTGAGCTACGGAGCCAACAGCAACTTGTCGAGCAGCGACGTAGCCGAGACCGCCGCCGCTCAGCAAGTCGAGGAAGCCCACCAGCGCAGCGGATCGCAGAGTGGCGCAGGCTTTGAGGAGACGAGCGACCCGGATCAGCAGATGGACAACAGCGGAATGCTCAGTCCGCAGGGACAGCAACCCGCCGA from Deinococcus detaillensis harbors:
- a CDS encoding response regulator encodes the protein MSHTILVADDEPAIRTMLEVILSADGHEIVAVADGKSALEYLQTHTPDVMLLDINMPYMDGFEICSRVKRIKRLRNTPVLLLTAMDDDHTRDHAKLVGADDIVSKPLSGKNLRGRITHLLSGRQP
- a CDS encoding long-chain-fatty-acid--CoA ligase; its protein translation is MNKPWLKHYQNGVPHEFAGEALTLPQLLERASERFGKEPALEFLGHRQAYRQLWANVQHFASGLQALGVQKGDRVAIMLPNTPQFVVAFFGAALAGAVVVNTSPLYVAHELEHQLIDSGASVLVMLDSFYPRFAEIENNPALSVRRVIVTGIQDALPFPKNLLYPLLEKRKGTWVDVKEQGKVLTFGHLLEQAQDHPVAPRSVPIGVDDVALLQYTGGTTGVPKGAMLTHRNLVANAQQAAAWMPDLRDGQEVTLGAIPFFHVYGMTVAMNLSLLIGANIVLIPNPRDIKALLSAIEKSGVTLFPGVPTLYNAINNSPLTPEYDLKTVRACISGSAALPSETARKFREITGGANLVEGYGLTESSPITHTNPVGGEQREGSIGLPLPGIDASVRDDQGREVPVGEIGELWVAGPNIMAGYWQRSEATAETIVEELTEEGQVRWLKTGDMARMDEDGYFSIVDRKKELILVGGHNVYPREVEEVLYQHPAVLEAAVIGVPDTYRGEHVKAFVVLKPEHSVTPEQITAFCKQQLSAFKAPRSVEFRSELPLSAAGKVLRRVLAEEEKAKMEQATVAASAGA